From Triticum urartu cultivar G1812 chromosome 2, Tu2.1, whole genome shotgun sequence, a single genomic window includes:
- the LOC125537691 gene encoding protein TIFY 9-like, protein MSSRAPPVELDFLGLRAAAPSEQHGKSTGSSSALSSIRGMETSAIARIDPQLLRRVVVARSPATTEEPPAAPSPMTVFYNGSVAIFDVSHHKAEAIMQMARDVKMAERRDLGNNTPVGNSSKDIPLARTKSLQQFLVKRKERLTRMGPYHPGATTVSGNSLGVKKEAEAA, encoded by the exons ATGTCGTCGAGAGCGCCGCCGGTGGAGCTCGACTTCCTCGGCCTCCGCGCCGCTGCCCCCAGCGAACAACACGGCAAGAGCACCGGCTCCTCCTCCGCCTTGTCGTCCATCCGAG GGATGGAGACGAGCGCTATAGCGAGGATAGACCCCCAGCTGCTGCGCCGTGTCGTCGTCGCCCGCTCGCCGGCGACCACGGAAGAGCCGCCAGCGGCTCCCAGTCCCATGACGGTCTTCTACAACGGCTCCGTTGCCATCTTCGATGTCTCCCACCACAAG GCAGAGGCTATAATGCAGATGGCGAGGGACGTAAAGATGGCAGAAAGGCGTGACCTTGGCAACAATACGCCTGTTGGAAATTCAAGCAAAG ACATACCACTGGCAAGAACAAAATCGTTGCAGCAGTTCCTCGTGAAGCGTAAAGAGAG GTTGACCCGCATGGGTCCGTACCATCCCGGCGCCACCACCGTCAGCGGCAACTCTCTTGGTGTGAAGAAGGAAGCGGAA